In the Parasteatoda tepidariorum isolate YZ-2023 chromosome X2, CAS_Ptep_4.0, whole genome shotgun sequence genome, ttaaaatttaacttgttttcaaaactaaaacagaTTATACATatacgtaataaaaataaacaaaacgtaATCgtgatgaaacaaaatattaacataattttaagagaaaaacaaGAGTTAGcactttaaaagaaaacgaCATTAATAATTTAGCTCAGGaactgttaagaaaaaaaaatcacaaaagagTAGTCTAAGTTTACAAAGCACTAAAACAAAATACCTGCAAAAGACTAAGACATCATTCATTTCTTCCTCAAAGGATTTCTTCAAATAGGCAGTGGAGGTCCAATCAGATTATTAAGTTACATTCATTTCCTCCACATGAACTAACACCATACAAGCCCAATTCAAGATAAGAAATGGGTGCATAAAACAACCCCTGACCTAAAGAGGCCCcttcaactttctttttttaaatagaataaccCACAGATGAGAGATTTGTagaagagagagaaagaaagattTTGACAGACTATTGCAATTTCAATACCTTCCTCCCTTCCTCAATGACtttaatgaaattgataaatacCCTTTAAATGGAAAAGCAGAAATGATTCATTCCATTCCTGCTATTATATGGTTGCCTGTCCTGTGCCACCATGGAAATGACAAAAAAGGAGTTGCTCCAAGGAGCTCCCTACAGCCTAATAGGTAGAAGAAACTTAGTCATTATTTGAAACTACTGTTTAACAACTTCAAGAGGTAGGAAATGAGGGAGAGCACTATTTGTAAGGCCCCTGACTTGTTATTGAGCTGGATCAAGGACAAGTGAATTTCAAACTAATCTTGATTAGCTAAGgaggaaggaaataaaataaatcagtaaaaatcCAGAAGATTGTCTtctgatgcaaaaaaaaaaaaaagttattataggaaaaaaatacaggctaattttgaaaaatatgtgatGCTTTTTtagcttttcataaaaatataggaCTTCAACCCTAGAACCTCACAAAACAAATCAACTGTTTCTGAGGAAATCATTAAAGGAGTCTTCATCATTGACTTTCAACCTCTCCCCAACATAGGACGATGATAAAAGAGGtggtttattttgttaaaagaaatgaagtaaGAGCTTTTGAAgatgggggaaaaaaataagaagttttaaagaccttttgtattttttgcccAAATTTAGAAGGATTGTACAAACCCTGgtaaaaatcaactaaaaattctagtattttaATATCACAGAGCTACCTTAAATGCTACTATCTACGCATGAAATTTTAGTTAGATTTTATTTCGGCATCAAGTCAGGTGATTTCAAACTCCTATAGGAAAATCCTATTTGAGATCCATTTTTCTcatgatttgaaatttagacTGTTTCAGATTTCTCAGTTGCTGTAATTGTTTGGAACATTAAAACTACAATCAGGGAGATGAATGAATCCTCCAGAAGTGGTTGCCCAGTTTCATACTAAagacacaaattaaaaaatgaatcatgCCATGAGTCAGAACATGAAGTTTCTAACAACCTAATGTTGAGTTTTATTAAACTGTgcctcaaaaaatatttcaatactgaTTAGAATTGAGAAAATGTCTCAACACTAATTGGATGGTCAAATAAATGCTTTTGGTGAACAAACATAGAGTTATCTTTTTGAAAGATAATGCACATTCTAATTGCAAGAGCAACAGTCGTTGATATCAGCTACGAAAAATCCACTCTTTGGGTTCATTGGTATATGCTTTAATCACTATAGAAAAAATGTAGATCTCAATCcagaatgagtaaaaaaaatttttatagttacagCCAAACACTCCTTCTACAGTGAACCAGAGAGTATTAAATGTGGTCAGATGTGAGCATTCCATAAAATTAAGAAGCTATGCAACCATGAAAATTTGCCATTTGAGTGCAGTTCTGCCTTCAATTGTAAATTCatccataaatttttatgtcatgtCACAGAGAGTTGCAGGATGTAAGAGCTGCCCTCTTTGAAGAATGAAATACCTGTTTTCATATTGGCTACGCTTACCAGTATGGAAGGGTGTAGCAAAAGGATAATGTTCTTTATGACTTCTGAGTGGTATTAAACTGCATAAGTGGCTTACATATTGGCCACTACACGATCAGAATTTTAAGACGTCTTTGCCATAGTTTTCATCATTTCCCTGAACCTTTCGatctgaaataatttctttatcaaaacagaaaaatgccaaaatattcttaatagaggttaaattaaaatagaattttaatactataataaataatttttcagacttgaatttaaaaatatttgtaggaTACAAGACAGTTTTTGAATCCATTGTTATTACAGTATAGTGAAAAGGTGTTGGGAAGGCTGTACTAATATTGACTAtattcaataacaaaatttcagttaaagtACTTAGGAAATTGTTATGAAGAAAtgactttattatatataatagctgaaaaaataaatgtagataTTCCATAAATTTAATCCTTATTCAGTTTTCACTGTTAACTTTTATCTTATACTAGtgatccttaaaaatattttacggtttatacaaatatatttttaaatgcttattggAGAAGCATTTTTCGAAATGTTAAGTTGATTCTGGCATTAAGGGCTTTTTTTCGAACAGGAAGACAGTGATACCAATGTCTATTTGTTGGCCATTCCATTAAAAGAAGACTGCCATGTTCTAGAAGCAGTTTTAAAGAATCATCCTGTTTTCCTCTTGAAtctttatgtttgaaaataaagtctCGATTTTGACCAAAAGATAATGATGCAATTGGGGCATCTGGAACAAGTTCTTTTTCATCATCACGATGGTCCCCCATATGATCTTCTccatttttatatctaaaaaaaaaatttaaaaaaaaaaaaacatttaatatgacCCATTAACCAAAGCACCTTACAAAATGCCTGGTATTTTGCAAATatagtcagattttttttttcaaaagttatttagtgtattttattttcttatttttaaagcttttttaaaaaaaaaattatactaaataataGATATTACTAGGGGTGAGGGGGGCTGGAGTCAGgactcatattaaaaaaataaaagaatttattttccttttttaggtTTGCCAAGTCTATGTAAAATTCagatttggaaaataaaataaaaaaaacagacacacgcacacacacacactaaattttaacaaaatttatattttgtaaaaaatttaagatatatttaacactaaaaaacaacatcattataaaattagtatatatatttggttcattttaaagcttatggatttaaaacataaaattaaaaaactaatggaaataattgtttctaaaagtgataattcagattttaactttaataagttaaataaacagtttgaaAACTACCTATTTATgagtacaaaattaaattcaactcCAGTTATGTTTGAAACACAGTTCTTTAATTCAGCTACTATTGGACTTTTATTCCACGGCACAGCAGGAATCCGATTTCCGGAAAAAGAGTAGGATAATCCATCCTCTCCATATGAAACCTACACAAATTTAATGCATTCAATTATTATGAGCATGTTTAAGCCTAAACCACATTGCACAGTAAATTAAAAACCTAATAACTATACCTGTCCGTATTTTCATAGATCTTTATATtccattgaaaattaataattataagctCTATGATCACCttgcattttaaatactaaagaaaataattcagataCTGAATTGGAAAACATTTATCATTCAATAACGTTTCTGAATATATTTGTGTTACATGATTAAACATGCTTCATGagatggaaggaaaaaaaaaccagGCTCGAGATAAGTTAGCCAACTTTTTAaggttcttttaaaaaaatttattaatataaaaaagattccAACAGatcattttgaatgaaaataatcttgACTGATACTAATTGAACTAAAATCAAGCATCAAATAACATATCTCAGAGTTTGTGCCaaattttttggggaaaaaaatcatggacttctatgtttttatatatatttccttttctctgcttttttcttttttaggtattttatttaaattttataaattgataaaatttcttaatttatccATTTTATGCTCACCAAGATCACTCATTTACACATACAGACTTGCCAACATTGTAATCTGCTTGACCTTACATTTCTAAAGTAAGCTTTGACACTCAACAAAgtgttataaaagtaaataattgataatgcTTTTACACAAAATCATCACATCATCATCAGACAAAAAAACtcactttctctgaatacaCATACCTTATTTTCCCTGatggattcgaatttctgacacTCAAAATATAGctggtagctgcaatctgggaaatatgacttcaatagtttggtcagaagagtggtccaaagtttggaccccttaatgttaattttactttttgcatattttaccatatctcCAGAATTccagaatatttattacagtgtaacgtcccatatccggacgtcccttttccggaagggtcgatttcccagacactttttaacaatcaaaataaacaaacatttcttcaTCTTCCCctctccttttaaaaaaaaaaaaaaaaacgaagtctTTTGACAGGTTTTTCCCCTTCTCAGCTTCTAGAGATCTATGCATTGAACCCATAAATCAACAGAAAAGAGAACAGAAGATCTACTAAGACCATGACGCTCCTCCTCTGGAATGCAGGAAAGGGGGGGGGGTTGTTTTCAAAAGAGCACAACTGAGTCCCCTCCCTCCCCCTTCTTTCTATGCAGCTGGctagtaaaagaggcatttcctgGAACCTTTTTGAATGTTAAAGTGGAGGGGGAATCCCCTTTagtcacacaagaaaaa is a window encoding:
- the LOC107449519 gene encoding DNA oxidative demethylase ALKBH2; the encoded protein is MNSQEFSRDSIDFYSSREKDICRIQHETSLTWKVITKENLNLRYARMFSKSMADYIFYRLETEIEYFSGDLSRVKVFGKWHDIPRKQVSYGEDGLSYSFSGNRIPAVPWNKSPIVAELKNCVSNITGVEFNFVLINRYKNGEDHMGDHRDDEKELVPDAPIASLSFGQNRDFIFKHKDSRGKQDDSLKLLLEHGSLLLMEWPTNRHWYHCLPVRKKALNARINLTFRKMLLQ